One genomic region from Oryzias melastigma strain HK-1 linkage group LG19, ASM292280v2, whole genome shotgun sequence encodes:
- the LOC112154405 gene encoding cadherin-1-like, giving the protein MGPGADEDPVGLFTMDKNTGDLYVHQRLDREKQANYKLMAHAAAESSTAEDPMEIIINVIDMNDNRPIFEKSSYVGEVAEFSPKGTTVIQVKATDADEPGNDNSIIKYTILSQEPKLPNDHMFAIDTMNGAIMVEYAGLDREMYPEYTLEIQAADMKGEGLTRKTKVVLKVTDSNDNAPVFTESTYQGSVDENAVGVQVIKLSVTDKDEQNTPTWNAKFKIISGDPEKLFSIETGSNKHEGIIKTAQGLDFEKSRTHTLSVIVENDVPFAVEVTTSTATVVVTVKDVNEPPVFKEQEMFVQKSEDLPVNSVITNCEAVDPDFARENTVKYKIIDDPEGWLKVDEDTGLVKVKTLMDRESIRVTDNKYTALIGAYDNDPVPATGTGTLIITLKDVNDNAPVIEERKAMVCKKARIPTLLTVLDKDEAAHSSPYNVAVHEKFQANWTAQMNKTRTGIELSLKKSDIPTGIYKVILTVADRDNLEQDSSINVEVCDCAENGVCLGFRIFGEEAMPSYIWGTLGAVLLLLVIAILGLYVYKRHKGQQKEDEKDKLLKDELMRDSIFHYAEEGGGEDDQDFDLSVLHYGLDNKPDVLRSDMMPSTMSRPTYRTLPANPDEIGNFIEDNLKAADEDPTAAPYDSLLVFDYEGGGSDAGSLSSGNSSNNFYAICRIWNNQ; this is encoded by the exons ATGGGTCCAGGAGCTGATGAAGATCCTGTAGGACTCTTTACAATGGACAAAAACACCGGGGACCTCTATGTTCATCAGAGACTCGACAGAGAGAAACAAGCAAATTATAAG CTGATGGCACATGCTGCTGCTGAGTCGAGCACTGCAGAGGATCCCATGGAAATTATCATCAATGTAATTGACATGAATGACAACAGACCTATTTTTGAAAAGTCATCCTATGTGGGAGAAGTTGCTGAATTCTCACCAAAAG GGACTACAGTGATTCAGGTTAAAGCCACTGATGCTGATGAGCCTGGAAATGACAACTCGATTATCAAATACACTATTCTGAGCCAGGAACCAAAGCTGCCCAATGACCACATGTTTGCGATTGACACCATGAATGGAGCCATCATGGTTGAATATGCTGGTTTGGACAGAGAG ATGTATCCTGAGTACACTCTGGAAATACAGGCAGCAGATATGAAAGGAGAAGGATtaactagaaaaacaaaagtagttttGAAAGTGACGGACAGCAACGACAACGCTCCAGTCTTTACTGAATCTACT TATCAGGGATCAGTTGATGAAAACGCAGTGGGGGTTCAGGTTATTAAATTGTCAGTAACTGATAAAGATGAACAGAACACCCCAACATGGAACGCCAAGTTCAAGATTATCAGTGGAGATCCTGAGAAGTTGTTTTCCATAGAAACAGGATCCAACAAACACGAAGGAATCATCAAAACTGCTCAG GGACTGGACTTTGAGAAAAGCAGAACACACACTCTATCTGTTATTGTGGAGAACGACGTTCCTTTTGCCGTTGAAGTGACCACCTCCACCGCCACAGTGGTGGTAACCGTGAAGGACGTCAACGAGCCTCCAGTCTTTAAAGAACAGGAGATGTTTGTTCAAAAGTCTGAGGACCTTCCTGTGAACAGTGTGATCACAAACTGTGAGGCAGTAGACCCAGACTTTGCACGTGAAAACACTGTGAA GTATAAAATAATTGATGACCCTGAAGGCTGGCTGAAAGTGGACGAGGATACAGGGCTGGTGAAGGTGAAAACTCTCATGGACAGAGAGTCTATTCGTGTGACGGACAATAAATACACGGCGCTCATCGGTGCTTATGACAACG ATCCAGTCCCAGCCACTGGAACTGGCACGTTGATCATTACGCTTAAAGATGTCAACGACAACGCCCCAGTAATTGAAGAACGGAAAGCGATG GTTTGCAAGAAAGCTCGCATTCCTACACTGCTGACTGTTTTGGACAAAGACGAAGCCGCTCATTCTTCTCCTTATAATGTGGCGGTACATGAGAAGTTTCAAGCCAACTGGACGGCACAGATGAACAAAACCA GAACCGGAATTGAGTTGTCTTTGAAAAAGTCTGACATTCCTACAGGAATTTACAAAGTGATCCTGACTGTCGCAGACCGCGATAACCTGGAGCAAGATAGCTCCATAAATGTAGAAGTGTGCGACTGTGCAGAAAATGGAGTTTGTCTTGGGTTTAGAATTTTCGGTGAAGAAGCAATGCCATCATATATTTGGGGAACACTTGgagctgtgctgctgctgctgg TAATTGCGATTTTGGGATTGTATGTATACAAAAGACACAAGGGACAACAGAAAGAGGACGAAAAGGACAAACTACTTAAGGACGAACTAATGAGAGACAGCATCTTCCACTACGCTGAGGAAGGAGGTGGAGAAGATGATCAG GACTTTGATCTGAGCGTTCTCCACTATGGCCTCGACAACAAACCTGATGTATTGCGAAGTGACATGATGCCTTCGACCATGTCCCGCCCCACATACCGAACTTTGCCTGCTAACCCAGATGAAATTGGCAACTTCATTGAGGAC AACTTGAAGGCAGCAGATGAAGACCCTACCGCTGCCCCCTACGACTCTCTCCTGGTGTTTGACTACGAGGGTGGAGGCTCGGACGCTGGAAGCCTCTCATCTGGGAACTCTAGCAACA ATTTCTATGCAATATGTCGGATATGGAACAATCAGTGA